One part of the Streptomyces ferrugineus genome encodes these proteins:
- a CDS encoding PhnE/PtxC family ABC transporter permease encodes MTLQLDAPPSPPAASAAPVRKAVSGRRVLFRRLAALVVTTGVLAWSVGRALPSGGELVNRGGLALLDDIAATALHPSLEADFLVVVLEATATTLALALLGTVGALLLGLTGGLILSDVAWSGRLPRPVRAGRLLLRGALVGVRSVHELVWALFLVSVLGLDPLVAVLALALPFGAQSAQIFAETFDAVPGAPLRALRTAGAKRCSALVYALLPGSAPLVLSYSFYRFECALRSAVVLGVAGVGGLGFELTVSLQSRNWGEVWTLVAALLVLAGAVELWSNRVRSDVAVVTCADWSVGRERVDGEGRSSGGLSRSSRWSLALLLPSIAVAWWWVGLSPAGLASARTQDLAGRLLSDLWPPALPEGGWRALTGAALDTLAMAVLATALAVAITLIVGPWAGRPRADRRGRPAAWHRRALWSAARLLLLVLRSIPPTVWAVVALLALFPGVLPGALALGLYTGGILGRLVAEAWETMDLRPRESLRNAGVPDAVAAVASIGPPSANHLITYTLYRFEICVRDTAVVGVVGAAGLGRLLTERLSAFDFPVVTSVLLASLLVSLAVETLGRRLRRTLGA; translated from the coding sequence ATGACCCTGCAACTCGACGCCCCGCCGTCCCCGCCGGCCGCATCGGCCGCACCGGTGCGTAAGGCCGTCAGCGGGCGCAGGGTGCTCTTCCGCAGACTCGCGGCGCTGGTGGTGACGACGGGGGTTCTGGCCTGGTCGGTGGGGCGGGCCCTCCCCTCGGGTGGCGAGCTGGTCAACCGAGGCGGTCTGGCCCTGCTCGACGACATCGCGGCGACCGCACTGCACCCCTCCCTCGAAGCCGACTTCCTGGTGGTGGTGCTGGAGGCGACAGCGACGACGCTGGCCCTGGCCCTGCTGGGCACCGTGGGTGCGCTGCTGCTGGGCCTGACCGGCGGTCTGATCCTCAGCGACGTGGCGTGGAGCGGCCGGCTGCCCCGGCCGGTACGTGCCGGACGCCTCCTCCTGCGCGGCGCGCTGGTGGGGGTCCGCTCGGTCCACGAACTCGTCTGGGCGCTGTTCCTCGTCAGCGTGCTCGGCCTCGACCCGCTCGTCGCTGTCCTGGCGCTCGCGCTGCCGTTCGGCGCGCAGAGCGCCCAGATCTTCGCGGAGACCTTCGACGCCGTGCCCGGGGCGCCGCTGCGTGCACTGCGCACCGCCGGCGCGAAACGCTGCTCGGCGCTCGTCTACGCCCTCCTCCCCGGCTCGGCACCGCTGGTGCTGTCGTACTCCTTCTACCGGTTCGAGTGCGCCCTGCGGTCCGCGGTCGTGCTCGGTGTCGCCGGCGTCGGGGGCCTGGGATTCGAGCTCACCGTCAGCCTGCAGTCGCGCAACTGGGGTGAGGTCTGGACGCTCGTCGCCGCGCTGCTGGTGCTGGCGGGGGCGGTCGAGCTGTGGAGCAACCGCGTCCGCTCCGATGTCGCGGTGGTGACCTGCGCGGACTGGTCGGTCGGACGCGAACGCGTCGATGGTGAGGGACGGTCGTCCGGTGGCCTGTCCCGCTCGTCGCGCTGGTCCCTGGCCCTGCTGCTGCCGTCGATCGCGGTCGCCTGGTGGTGGGTCGGCCTCTCACCGGCCGGACTCGCCTCGGCCCGAACCCAGGACCTCGCCGGCCGGCTGCTGTCCGACCTGTGGCCCCCCGCGCTCCCCGAGGGCGGCTGGCGGGCCCTGACCGGCGCTGCCCTCGACACCCTGGCCATGGCCGTCCTCGCCACCGCCCTGGCGGTCGCGATCACCCTGATCGTGGGCCCCTGGGCCGGACGACCGCGCGCCGACCGCCGCGGTCGTCCGGCAGCCTGGCACCGCAGGGCCCTGTGGTCGGCGGCCCGCCTGCTGCTCCTCGTCCTGCGGTCGATCCCTCCGACGGTGTGGGCCGTCGTCGCACTCCTGGCCCTCTTCCCCGGCGTCCTGCCCGGAGCCCTGGCGCTGGGCCTCTACACCGGCGGCATCCTCGGCCGGCTGGTCGCCGAGGCCTGGGAGACCATGGACCTCAGACCCCGGGAGTCCCTGCGCAACGCCGGCGTACCCGACGCGGTCGCGGCCGTCGCGTCCATCGGGCCGCCGTCGGCGAACCACCTGATCACCTACACGCTCTACCGCTTCGAGATCTGCGTACGTGACACCGCCGTCGTCGGCGTCGTCGGCGCCGCGGGTCTGGGCCGACTGCTCACCGAGCGACTCTCGGCCTTCGACTTCCCCGTGGTCACCAGCGTCCTGCTGGCGTCGCTTCTGGTCAGCCTTGCCGTAGAGACACTCGGGCGCCGACTGCGCCGCACGCTCGGCGCGTGA
- a CDS encoding F510_1955 family glycosylhydrolase has product MTLRSRPALSAATVVLAVTLAACGGGSDDASSAGDGHDHSETSISHIHGVGIDPADGTLCVATHHGVVAVAEDGKAKRVSDEADYMGFTVKGPGTFLGSGHPASGSDEPGNRGLIESKDAGKTWKTLSLGGEVDFHALEYAHSTVYGYDSTNGMVRVSKDGKQWAKRASIAAADIAVSPNDPDLILATTEDGVAKSTDGGKSFGKSAEPVLFFLSWAKGGLYGIDPAGGLNRSTDGGATWTKTGTVPGGRPQALTAVSADRVLAATQGGVYESTDGGKTFTERLETAPADDH; this is encoded by the coding sequence ATGACGCTCCGCTCCCGTCCTGCCCTGTCGGCCGCCACGGTCGTACTCGCGGTGACCCTGGCCGCCTGCGGTGGCGGTTCCGACGACGCCTCGTCCGCCGGAGACGGCCACGATCACTCCGAGACGTCGATCAGCCACATCCACGGGGTCGGCATCGACCCGGCCGACGGCACCCTGTGCGTCGCCACACACCACGGCGTCGTCGCCGTGGCTGAGGACGGCAAGGCGAAGCGGGTCAGCGACGAAGCCGACTACATGGGCTTCACCGTCAAGGGCCCTGGCACCTTCCTCGGCAGCGGCCACCCAGCCTCCGGCAGCGACGAGCCCGGCAACCGCGGCCTGATCGAGAGCAAGGACGCCGGCAAGACCTGGAAGACCCTCTCCCTCGGCGGCGAGGTCGACTTCCACGCACTGGAATACGCCCACAGCACCGTCTACGGCTATGACAGCACCAACGGCATGGTGCGCGTCAGCAAGGACGGCAAGCAGTGGGCCAAGCGCGCTTCCATCGCCGCCGCGGACATCGCCGTCAGCCCGAACGACCCCGACCTGATCCTGGCCACCACGGAGGACGGCGTCGCGAAGAGCACCGACGGCGGCAAGAGCTTCGGCAAGAGCGCCGAACCCGTGCTGTTCTTCCTCTCCTGGGCCAAGGGCGGCCTCTACGGCATCGACCCGGCCGGTGGCCTGAACCGCAGCACCGACGGCGGCGCAACCTGGACGAAGACCGGCACCGTCCCCGGCGGCCGACCCCAGGCCCTGACCGCCGTCTCCGCAGACCGCGTCCTGGCCGCCACCCAAGGCGGGGTCTACGAATCCACAGACGGCGGCAAGACCTTCACCGAACGCCTTGAGACCGCCCCGGCCGACGACCACTGA
- the amaB gene encoding L-piperidine-6-carboxylate dehydrogenase → MTSTTLPTTDDLRARARAALERTGVTVPEGNDFQARTPLTGEDLFGLAAATDTDAEDALTATREAFLTWRTTPAPRRGELVRRLGELLRDHKSDLADLITIEAGKIRSEALGEVQEMIDICDFAVGLSRQLYGRTIASERPGHRLAETWHPLGVVGVISAFNFPAAVWSWNTAVALACGDTVVWKPSELTPLISLACDRLLAQAAEDVGAPRDVHRLLLGDRTLGEKLVDDPRVALVSATGSTRMGREVGPRVAARFGRSLLELGGNNAAVVAPSADLELAVQGIVFAAAGTAGQRCTTLRRLIVHRDIADTLIARLTAAYNKLPIGDPFDETTLVGPLITTKALDAMQDSLTRVQAQGGKILAGGDRRLADLAPRAAYVEPVIVRVEEQTDVVREETFAPILYVLTYDTLDEAIALHNDVPQGLSSSIFTRDQQEAELFLSSEGSDCGIANVNIGTSGAEIGGAFGGEKETGGGRESGSDAWRAYMRPATNTINYSGRLALAQNVSFL, encoded by the coding sequence ATGACCAGCACCACCCTGCCCACCACCGACGACCTGCGCGCCCGCGCCCGCGCCGCCCTGGAGCGCACCGGCGTCACGGTCCCCGAGGGCAACGACTTCCAGGCCCGCACCCCCCTCACCGGCGAAGACCTCTTCGGCCTGGCGGCGGCCACCGACACCGACGCGGAGGATGCCCTCACCGCAACCCGCGAGGCCTTCCTGACCTGGCGCACCACGCCCGCGCCCCGTCGGGGTGAACTGGTGCGCCGTCTGGGCGAGTTGCTGCGCGACCACAAGAGCGACCTGGCCGACCTGATCACCATCGAGGCGGGCAAGATCCGCTCCGAGGCGCTGGGCGAGGTCCAGGAGATGATCGACATCTGCGACTTCGCCGTGGGCCTGTCCCGCCAGCTCTACGGCCGCACCATCGCCTCCGAACGCCCCGGCCACCGCCTCGCCGAGACCTGGCACCCGCTGGGCGTGGTGGGCGTGATCTCCGCCTTCAACTTCCCCGCCGCCGTGTGGTCCTGGAACACCGCGGTCGCCCTGGCCTGCGGCGACACGGTCGTCTGGAAGCCGTCCGAGCTGACCCCCCTGATCTCCCTGGCCTGCGACCGGCTCCTTGCCCAGGCCGCCGAGGACGTGGGCGCGCCCCGCGACGTACACCGCCTCCTCCTCGGCGACCGCACCCTCGGCGAGAAGCTCGTCGACGACCCGCGCGTCGCGCTCGTCAGCGCCACCGGCTCGACCCGCATGGGCCGCGAGGTCGGCCCCCGGGTCGCGGCCCGCTTCGGCCGCAGCCTGCTGGAGCTCGGCGGGAACAACGCGGCGGTCGTCGCCCCCTCCGCCGACCTGGAACTCGCCGTCCAGGGCATCGTCTTCGCCGCGGCCGGCACGGCGGGCCAGCGCTGCACCACCCTGCGCCGCCTGATCGTCCACCGCGACATCGCCGACACCCTCATCGCACGCCTCACCGCCGCGTACAACAAGCTCCCCATCGGCGACCCCTTCGACGAGACCACCCTGGTCGGCCCGCTGATCACCACCAAGGCCCTCGACGCCATGCAGGACTCCCTCACCCGCGTACAGGCCCAGGGCGGCAAGATCCTGGCGGGCGGCGACCGACGCCTGGCCGACCTCGCGCCCCGTGCCGCGTACGTCGAGCCGGTCATCGTCCGCGTCGAGGAACAGACCGACGTCGTACGGGAGGAGACCTTCGCCCCCATCCTGTACGTCCTGACCTACGACACCCTCGACGAGGCGATCGCCCTGCACAACGACGTCCCCCAGGGCCTGTCCTCCAGCATCTTCACCCGCGACCAGCAGGAGGCAGAGCTCTTCCTGTCCTCCGAGGGCTCCGACTGCGGCATCGCCAACGTCAACATCGGTACCTCCGGCGCCGAGATCGGCGGGGCCTTCGGCGGCGAGAAGGAGACCGGCGGCGGCCGCGAGTCCGGTTCCGACGCCTGGCGCGCCTACATGCGCCCTGCGACCAACACCATCAACTACTCCGGCCGACTCGCCCTCGCCCAGAACGTCAGCTTCCTCTGA
- the hglS gene encoding 2-oxoadipate dioxygenase/decarboxylase: protein MISQWQLRAAFAARLSDMYGREVPAYTTLVDVSREVNEDVLRAQGADAQRLGSISRVTAERHGAIRVGTPRELRQVARIFGALGMRPVGFYDLREAAASAIPVVSTAFRPVDGEELARNPFRVFTSLLTPADPRFFDADLRARLETFLAGRKLFPPELLTLADRADAERELPEPEAERFLQLAVAAFELSTEPVDKAWYETLERVSAVAADIGGVRSTHINHLTPRVLDIDELYRRMTDRGIEMIDTIQGPPAWKGPDVLLRQTSFRALAEPRALRLTDGTVTRGALRVRFGEVEARGIALTREGRALYDHLLTVVDSEAAHRPEADRSDVARTVWEEHLPHSEQELAARKLAYFTYHAAPDRPRDGAQPPSALGELLSQGWVRAEPIVYEDFLPRSAAGIFQSNLNGEGSRNNDQEGASYDAEWLSGAMGREVLDPFALYEEQQNASLARVTEQLGQKPLA from the coding sequence ATGATCAGCCAGTGGCAGCTGCGCGCCGCGTTCGCCGCACGGCTCTCCGACATGTACGGACGGGAGGTCCCCGCCTACACCACGCTCGTGGACGTCTCGCGCGAGGTGAACGAGGACGTCCTGCGCGCCCAGGGCGCCGACGCCCAACGCCTGGGCTCCATCAGCCGGGTGACCGCCGAGCGTCACGGCGCCATCCGGGTCGGCACTCCTCGGGAACTGCGACAGGTCGCCCGCATCTTCGGCGCCCTGGGCATGCGCCCGGTCGGCTTCTACGACCTGCGCGAGGCCGCCGCCAGCGCGATCCCCGTCGTCTCGACCGCCTTCCGCCCCGTCGACGGCGAGGAACTGGCCCGCAACCCCTTCCGCGTCTTCACCTCCCTACTCACCCCAGCCGACCCGCGGTTCTTCGACGCCGACCTGCGCGCACGCCTGGAGACCTTCCTCGCCGGCCGCAAACTGTTCCCGCCGGAACTCCTCACCCTCGCCGACCGCGCGGACGCCGAGCGCGAACTGCCCGAGCCGGAAGCCGAACGCTTCCTCCAACTCGCCGTCGCGGCCTTCGAGTTGTCGACCGAACCAGTGGACAAGGCCTGGTACGAGACGCTGGAACGGGTCTCCGCCGTCGCCGCGGACATCGGCGGCGTCCGCAGCACCCACATCAACCACCTCACCCCCCGCGTCCTGGACATCGACGAGCTCTACCGGCGTATGACGGACCGCGGCATCGAGATGATCGACACCATTCAGGGCCCGCCGGCCTGGAAGGGTCCCGACGTCCTGCTGCGCCAGACGTCCTTCCGCGCCCTCGCCGAGCCCCGCGCCCTGCGCCTGACGGACGGCACCGTGACCCGCGGCGCCCTGCGGGTGCGCTTCGGCGAGGTCGAGGCCCGCGGCATCGCCCTCACCCGCGAGGGCCGGGCCCTCTACGACCACCTGCTCACCGTCGTCGACAGCGAGGCCGCGCACCGCCCCGAGGCCGACCGTTCCGACGTCGCCCGCACCGTCTGGGAGGAGCACCTGCCGCACAGCGAACAGGAGCTGGCCGCCCGGAAGCTGGCCTACTTCACCTACCACGCGGCACCGGACCGCCCACGCGACGGCGCTCAACCACCCTCCGCCCTCGGCGAGTTGCTCTCGCAGGGCTGGGTTCGCGCCGAGCCGATCGTCTACGAGGACTTCCTGCCCCGCTCGGCAGCAGGCATCTTCCAGTCCAACCTCAACGGCGAGGGCTCACGGAACAACGACCAAGAGGGCGCCTCCTACGACGCCGAGTGGCTCTCCGGCGCCATGGGCCGCGAGGTCCTGGACCCCTTCGCCCTCTACGAAGAGCAGCAGAACGCCTCCCTGGCCCGGGTGACCGAGCAACTCGGCCAGAAGCCCCTCGCCTGA